In Passer domesticus isolate bPasDom1 chromosome 12, bPasDom1.hap1, whole genome shotgun sequence, the following proteins share a genomic window:
- the LOC135279409 gene encoding C-C motif chemokine 3-like: protein MLPVRTVLLLTLLLTFSLHHASAHFAPVECCFKYAQKRIRHPQSFYETSKDCPQPAVVIVAANGDEICADPKKDWVNKIIKRLQNKKIDPSSI from the exons atGCTGCCTGTGAGGACTGTCCTGCTGCTCACCCTGCTGCTCACCTTCTCCCTGCACCACGCCTCAG cccactTTGCACCCGTGGAATGCTGCTTTAAGTACGCCCAGAAACGCATCCGACACCCTCAAAGCTTCTACGAGACATCCAAGGactgcccccagcctgcagtTGT GATTGTGGCTGCCAATGGTGACGAGATCTGTGCCGACCCCAAGAAGGACTGGGTGAATAAAATCATAAAACggcttcaaaacaaaaaaatagatCCATCCAGCATCTGA